One segment of Solanum stenotomum isolate F172 chromosome 1, ASM1918654v1, whole genome shotgun sequence DNA contains the following:
- the LOC125853718 gene encoding cellulose synthase-like protein D4 isoform X1 gives MASLTAAPSKKTSKGSSSAQSVKFARRTSSGRYVSMSREDIDLSGELSRDYMNYTVQIPPTPDNQPMDMSIAAKAEEQYVSNSLFTGGFNSVTRAHLMDKIIESEVYHPQMAGSKGSSCSMPACDGKIMKDERGNDVIPCECRFKICRDCYMDAQKDVGLCPGCKEAYKVGDLDDEIPNFSNGALSLPAPDGSKGMIRRNQNGEFDHNKWLFETQGTYGYGNAYWPDDRDGDDGDRSMPKNMLDTSADIPWKPLSRVLPMSHSIISPYRLLIFIRLVLLGFFLAWRIQHPNPEAMWLYVMSIICEIWFAFSWLLDQMPRISPVNRSTDLVVLREKFEMPSPSNPLGRSDLPGVDIFVSTADPEKEPPLVTANTVLSILAADYPVEKLACYVSDDGGTLLTFEAMAEATSFADLWVPFCRKHAIEPRNPEAYFLLKGDPTKNKKRGDFVKDRRRVKREYDEFKVRINSLQDSIRRRSDAFNAREEMKMLKQMKENETDLAEAIKVQKAIWMADGTHWPGSWSIPSRDHRNGDHPGILQVMLKPPSSDPLMGGGDQDKLLDFSDVDIRLPMFVYVSREKRREYDHNKKAGAMNALVRASAILSNGAFILNLNYDHYIYNCLAIREGMCFMMDRGGEDICFIQFPQRFEGIDPSDRYANHNTVFFDGNMRALDGLQGPMYVGTGCMFRRFALYGFEPTKPDKTPQKDAEAEALKATEVDYDFDVNILTKKFGNSTMLAESIPIAEFQGRPIADHPAVKFGRPPGALRTPKEPLDATNVAEAVSVVSCWYEENTEWGTRMGWIYGSVMEDVVTGYRMHNLGWRSIYCITKRDAFRGSAPINLTDRLHQVLRWAIGSVEIFYSRNNAILASRKLKFLQRLAYLNVSIYPFTSFFLVVFCFLPALCLISGQFIVQNFNVTFLVYLLTIFICIIGSAMLEVKWSGVALEDWWRNEQFWVISGTSSHLAAVVLGLLKVFMGCETSFTPTSKSVREDVDEAYAELYMVKWTPLMIPPIVIGMVNIIAIVVAFSRAIFAIVPQWGKFIGGAFFAFWVLAHLYPFAKGLMGKRRKTPTIVFVWSGLIAITISLLWIAFGNPQAGPGAVQGVAGGGFQFP, from the exons ATGGCAAGCTTGACGGCTGCACCATCGAAGAAGACAAGTAAAGGAAGTTCAAGTGCACAATCAGTAAAATTTGCACGTAGAACGTCTAGTGGACGATATGTTAGCATGTCTAGAGAAGACATTGATTTGTCGGGTGAATTGTCAAGAGATTACATGAATTATACTGTACAAATCCCGCCTACGCCTGATAATCAGCCAATGGATATGTCTATTGCTGCTAAAGCAGAAGAGCAATATGTTTCTAATTCATTATTTACAGGAGGATTCAACAGTGTCACTCGCGCACATCTTATGGATAAGATCATTGAATCTGAAGTTTATCATCCTCAAATGGCTGGATCCAAAGGATCATCATGTTCCATGCCTGCTTGTGATGGAAAGATCATGAAAGATGAAAGGGGTAATGATGTCATCCCATGTGAATGCAG GTTCAAAATATGTAGAGATTGTTACATGGATGCACAAAAAGACGTTGGTCTATGCCCCGGTTGCAAAGAAGCTTACAAGGTAGGGGATCTTGATGACGAGATCCCAAATTTTTCTAATGGAGCATTGTCATTACCGGCACCAGATGGTTCGAAAGGTATGATTAGGAGAAATCAAAATGGAGAGTTTGATCACAACAAATGGTTGTTCGAGACACAAGGCACTTACGGGTATGGAAATGCTTATTGGCCTGATGATAGGGATGGAGATGATGGTGATAGAAGTATGCCTAAGAACATGTTGGATACATCTGCTGATATACCTTGGAAACCCCTCAGTAGGGTGTTGCCAATGTCACATAGCATCATTAGCCCTTATAG GTTGCTAATTTTTATTCGACTAGTACTACTAGGATTCTTCTTGGCATGGAGAATACAACATCCAAACCCGGAGGCAATGTGGTTATACGTGATGTCAATTATATGTGAAATATGGTTTGCATTTTCATGGCTTCTGGATCAGATGCCCAGGATATCGCCAGTTAATCGGTCTACTGACCTAGTGGTACTACGCGAGAAATTTGAAATGCCATCACCATCCAATCCTTTAGGTAGGTCAGATCTACCAGGAGTTGATATATTTGTATCAACGGCTGATCCAGAGAAAGAGCCGCCCCTTGTCACAGCCAACACTGTCCTATCCATCTTAGCAGCTGACTATCCCGTGGAGAAGTTAGCTTGCTATGTCTCAGACGATGGCGGTACCCTTCTAACATTTGAGGCAATGGCAGAAGCTACTAGCTTTGCTGATTTGTGGGTACCATTCTGCAGGAAACATGCTATTGAGCCTAGGAATCCTGAAGCCTATTTTCTCCTCAAGGGAGACCCTACAAAGAACAAGAAGAGAGGTGATTTCGTCAAAGATAGACGAAGGGTAAAAAGAGAATATGATGAATTTAAGGTAAGAATAAACAGTCTGCAAGATTCAATAAGAAGGAGATCAGACGCGTTTAATGCTCGAgaagaaatgaagatgttaAAGCAGATGAAAGAGAATGAGACTGATCTTGCAGAGGCAATCAAAGTGCAAAAGGCTATTTGGATGGCTGATGGAACTCACTGGCCTGGCTCATGGTCTATCCCCAGCAGGGATCATCGCAATGGTGATCATCCCGGGATCCTTCAG GTAATGTTGAAACCCCCAAGTAGTGATCCCCTAATGGGAGGGGGTGATCAAGATAAGCTATTAGATTTTTCGGATGTGGACATAAGGCTTCCAATGTTTGTGTATGTGTCGCGTGAGAAGAGACGTGAGTATGATCACAATAAAAAAGCAGGTGCCATGAATGCCCTAGTAAGAGCTTCTGCCATTTTATCTAATGGTGCATTCATACTCAACCTTAATTATGATCACTATATATACAACTGCTTAGCTATTCGTGAAGGCATGTGTTTCATGATGGACAGAGGTGGAGAAGACATATGTTTTATTCAATTCCCTCAACGATTTGAAGGAATCGATCCCTCTGATCGTTATGCCAATCACAACACAGTGTTTTTTGATGGAAATATGCGCGCCCTTGATGGTCTACAG ggtcCTATGTACGTTGGGACGGGCTGCATGTTTAGGCGATTTGCACTTTATGGATTCGAACCAACAAAACCAGATAAGACACCACAAAAAGATGCAGAGGCTGAAGCATTAAAAGCCACAGAAGTTGATTATGACTTCGATGTGAATATACTAACTAAGAAATTTGGTAACTCCACAATGTTAGCTGAATCTATTCCAATTGCTGAGTTCCAAGGTCGTCCTATCGCTGATCACCCTGCTGTCAAGTTTGGACGACCTCCTGGTGCTCTTAGAACCCCAAAGGAACCACTTGATGCCACTAACGTAGCCGAAGCAGTCTCTGTTGTATCTTGTTG GTATGAAGAAAATACAGAGTGGGGTACTCGAATGGGATGGATTTATGGTTCAGTGATGGAAGATGTGGTTACTGGATACCGGATGCACAATCTTGGATGGCGTTCTATATATTGCATCACCAAACGCGATGCATTCCGTGGATCAGCTCCTATAAATCTAACAGATAGACTACATCAAGTACTACGTTGGGCTATAGGTTCAGTTGAAATCTTTTACTCAAGAAACAATGCAATTCTTGCATCGCGaaaactcaaattcctccaacGTCTTGCTTACCTTAACGTTAGCATTTATCCTTTCACTTCATTTTTCCTCGTCGTCTTCTGTTTTCTCCCTGCACTCTGCCTCATATCCGGTCAATTCATTGTCCAAAATTTCAACGTCACGTTCCTAGTATATCTATTAACCATATTTATCTGTATCATTGGTTCAGCTATGTTAGAGGTAAAATGGTCAGGGGTTGCTTTAGAGGATTGGTGGAGAAATGAACAATTTTGGGTTATTTCAGGTACTAGTTCTCATCTTGCAGCTGTTGTGCTAGGTCTACTTAAAGTATTCATGGGATGTGAAACATCATTTACTCCTACATCTAAATCCGTAAGAGAAGACGTTGATGAAGCGTATGCTGAATTGTACATGGTGAAATGGACACCATTGATGATACCGCCTATAGTCATTGGTATGGTTAACATAATTGCAATTGTTGTTGCATTTTCTAGAGCGATATTCGCCATTGTACCTCAATGGGGAAAATTCATTGGTGGTGCATTTTTCGCGTTTTGGGTGTTGGCTCACTTGTATCCTTTTGCTAAAGGACTGATgggtaaaagaagaaaaacacccACAATTGTGTTTGTTTGGTCAGGTCTCATTGCAATAACAATCTCATTGCTATGGATAGCTTTTGGTAACCCACAAGCTGGTCCTGGTGCTGTACAAGGGGTTGCTGGTGGTGGCTTTCAATTTCCTTAA
- the LOC125853718 gene encoding cellulose synthase-like protein D4 isoform X2, which translates to MSREDIDLSGELSRDYMNYTVQIPPTPDNQPMDMSIAAKAEEQYVSNSLFTGGFNSVTRAHLMDKIIESEVYHPQMAGSKGSSCSMPACDGKIMKDERGNDVIPCECRFKICRDCYMDAQKDVGLCPGCKEAYKVGDLDDEIPNFSNGALSLPAPDGSKGMIRRNQNGEFDHNKWLFETQGTYGYGNAYWPDDRDGDDGDRRFFLAWRIQHPNPEAMWLYVMSIICEIWFAFSWLLDQMPRISPVNRSTDLVVLREKFEMPSPSNPLGRSDLPGVDIFVSTADPEKEPPLVTANTVLSILAADYPVEKLACYVSDDGGTLLTFEAMAEATSFADLWVPFCRKHAIEPRNPEAYFLLKGDPTKNKKRGDFVKDRRRVKREYDEFKVRINSLQDSIRRRSDAFNAREEMKMLKQMKENETDLAEAIKVQKAIWMADGTHWPGSWSIPSRDHRNGDHPGILQVMLKPPSSDPLMGGGDQDKLLDFSDVDIRLPMFVYVSREKRREYDHNKKAGAMNALVRASAILSNGAFILNLNYDHYIYNCLAIREGMCFMMDRGGEDICFIQFPQRFEGIDPSDRYANHNTVFFDGNMRALDGLQGPMYVGTGCMFRRFALYGFEPTKPDKTPQKDAEAEALKATEVDYDFDVNILTKKFGNSTMLAESIPIAEFQGRPIADHPAVKFGRPPGALRTPKEPLDATNVAEAVSVVSCWYEENTEWGTRMGWIYGSVMEDVVTGYRMHNLGWRSIYCITKRDAFRGSAPINLTDRLHQVLRWAIGSVEIFYSRNNAILASRKLKFLQRLAYLNVSIYPFTSFFLVVFCFLPALCLISGQFIVQNFNVTFLVYLLTIFICIIGSAMLEVKWSGVALEDWWRNEQFWVISGTSSHLAAVVLGLLKVFMGCETSFTPTSKSVREDVDEAYAELYMVKWTPLMIPPIVIGMVNIIAIVVAFSRAIFAIVPQWGKFIGGAFFAFWVLAHLYPFAKGLMGKRRKTPTIVFVWSGLIAITISLLWIAFGNPQAGPGAVQGVAGGGFQFP; encoded by the exons ATGTCTAGAGAAGACATTGATTTGTCGGGTGAATTGTCAAGAGATTACATGAATTATACTGTACAAATCCCGCCTACGCCTGATAATCAGCCAATGGATATGTCTATTGCTGCTAAAGCAGAAGAGCAATATGTTTCTAATTCATTATTTACAGGAGGATTCAACAGTGTCACTCGCGCACATCTTATGGATAAGATCATTGAATCTGAAGTTTATCATCCTCAAATGGCTGGATCCAAAGGATCATCATGTTCCATGCCTGCTTGTGATGGAAAGATCATGAAAGATGAAAGGGGTAATGATGTCATCCCATGTGAATGCAG GTTCAAAATATGTAGAGATTGTTACATGGATGCACAAAAAGACGTTGGTCTATGCCCCGGTTGCAAAGAAGCTTACAAGGTAGGGGATCTTGATGACGAGATCCCAAATTTTTCTAATGGAGCATTGTCATTACCGGCACCAGATGGTTCGAAAGGTATGATTAGGAGAAATCAAAATGGAGAGTTTGATCACAACAAATGGTTGTTCGAGACACAAGGCACTTACGGGTATGGAAATGCTTATTGGCCTGATGATAGGGATGGAGATGATGGTGATAGAA GATTCTTCTTGGCATGGAGAATACAACATCCAAACCCGGAGGCAATGTGGTTATACGTGATGTCAATTATATGTGAAATATGGTTTGCATTTTCATGGCTTCTGGATCAGATGCCCAGGATATCGCCAGTTAATCGGTCTACTGACCTAGTGGTACTACGCGAGAAATTTGAAATGCCATCACCATCCAATCCTTTAGGTAGGTCAGATCTACCAGGAGTTGATATATTTGTATCAACGGCTGATCCAGAGAAAGAGCCGCCCCTTGTCACAGCCAACACTGTCCTATCCATCTTAGCAGCTGACTATCCCGTGGAGAAGTTAGCTTGCTATGTCTCAGACGATGGCGGTACCCTTCTAACATTTGAGGCAATGGCAGAAGCTACTAGCTTTGCTGATTTGTGGGTACCATTCTGCAGGAAACATGCTATTGAGCCTAGGAATCCTGAAGCCTATTTTCTCCTCAAGGGAGACCCTACAAAGAACAAGAAGAGAGGTGATTTCGTCAAAGATAGACGAAGGGTAAAAAGAGAATATGATGAATTTAAGGTAAGAATAAACAGTCTGCAAGATTCAATAAGAAGGAGATCAGACGCGTTTAATGCTCGAgaagaaatgaagatgttaAAGCAGATGAAAGAGAATGAGACTGATCTTGCAGAGGCAATCAAAGTGCAAAAGGCTATTTGGATGGCTGATGGAACTCACTGGCCTGGCTCATGGTCTATCCCCAGCAGGGATCATCGCAATGGTGATCATCCCGGGATCCTTCAG GTAATGTTGAAACCCCCAAGTAGTGATCCCCTAATGGGAGGGGGTGATCAAGATAAGCTATTAGATTTTTCGGATGTGGACATAAGGCTTCCAATGTTTGTGTATGTGTCGCGTGAGAAGAGACGTGAGTATGATCACAATAAAAAAGCAGGTGCCATGAATGCCCTAGTAAGAGCTTCTGCCATTTTATCTAATGGTGCATTCATACTCAACCTTAATTATGATCACTATATATACAACTGCTTAGCTATTCGTGAAGGCATGTGTTTCATGATGGACAGAGGTGGAGAAGACATATGTTTTATTCAATTCCCTCAACGATTTGAAGGAATCGATCCCTCTGATCGTTATGCCAATCACAACACAGTGTTTTTTGATGGAAATATGCGCGCCCTTGATGGTCTACAG ggtcCTATGTACGTTGGGACGGGCTGCATGTTTAGGCGATTTGCACTTTATGGATTCGAACCAACAAAACCAGATAAGACACCACAAAAAGATGCAGAGGCTGAAGCATTAAAAGCCACAGAAGTTGATTATGACTTCGATGTGAATATACTAACTAAGAAATTTGGTAACTCCACAATGTTAGCTGAATCTATTCCAATTGCTGAGTTCCAAGGTCGTCCTATCGCTGATCACCCTGCTGTCAAGTTTGGACGACCTCCTGGTGCTCTTAGAACCCCAAAGGAACCACTTGATGCCACTAACGTAGCCGAAGCAGTCTCTGTTGTATCTTGTTG GTATGAAGAAAATACAGAGTGGGGTACTCGAATGGGATGGATTTATGGTTCAGTGATGGAAGATGTGGTTACTGGATACCGGATGCACAATCTTGGATGGCGTTCTATATATTGCATCACCAAACGCGATGCATTCCGTGGATCAGCTCCTATAAATCTAACAGATAGACTACATCAAGTACTACGTTGGGCTATAGGTTCAGTTGAAATCTTTTACTCAAGAAACAATGCAATTCTTGCATCGCGaaaactcaaattcctccaacGTCTTGCTTACCTTAACGTTAGCATTTATCCTTTCACTTCATTTTTCCTCGTCGTCTTCTGTTTTCTCCCTGCACTCTGCCTCATATCCGGTCAATTCATTGTCCAAAATTTCAACGTCACGTTCCTAGTATATCTATTAACCATATTTATCTGTATCATTGGTTCAGCTATGTTAGAGGTAAAATGGTCAGGGGTTGCTTTAGAGGATTGGTGGAGAAATGAACAATTTTGGGTTATTTCAGGTACTAGTTCTCATCTTGCAGCTGTTGTGCTAGGTCTACTTAAAGTATTCATGGGATGTGAAACATCATTTACTCCTACATCTAAATCCGTAAGAGAAGACGTTGATGAAGCGTATGCTGAATTGTACATGGTGAAATGGACACCATTGATGATACCGCCTATAGTCATTGGTATGGTTAACATAATTGCAATTGTTGTTGCATTTTCTAGAGCGATATTCGCCATTGTACCTCAATGGGGAAAATTCATTGGTGGTGCATTTTTCGCGTTTTGGGTGTTGGCTCACTTGTATCCTTTTGCTAAAGGACTGATgggtaaaagaagaaaaacacccACAATTGTGTTTGTTTGGTCAGGTCTCATTGCAATAACAATCTCATTGCTATGGATAGCTTTTGGTAACCCACAAGCTGGTCCTGGTGCTGTACAAGGGGTTGCTGGTGGTGGCTTTCAATTTCCTTAA
- the LOC125853718 gene encoding cellulose synthase-like protein D4 isoform X3 codes for MESLITTNGCSRHKALTGMEMLIGLMIGMEMMVIEVCLRTCWIHLLIYLGNPSVGCCQCHIASLALIGFFLAWRIQHPNPEAMWLYVMSIICEIWFAFSWLLDQMPRISPVNRSTDLVVLREKFEMPSPSNPLGRSDLPGVDIFVSTADPEKEPPLVTANTVLSILAADYPVEKLACYVSDDGGTLLTFEAMAEATSFADLWVPFCRKHAIEPRNPEAYFLLKGDPTKNKKRGDFVKDRRRVKREYDEFKVRINSLQDSIRRRSDAFNAREEMKMLKQMKENETDLAEAIKVQKAIWMADGTHWPGSWSIPSRDHRNGDHPGILQVMLKPPSSDPLMGGGDQDKLLDFSDVDIRLPMFVYVSREKRREYDHNKKAGAMNALVRASAILSNGAFILNLNYDHYIYNCLAIREGMCFMMDRGGEDICFIQFPQRFEGIDPSDRYANHNTVFFDGNMRALDGLQGPMYVGTGCMFRRFALYGFEPTKPDKTPQKDAEAEALKATEVDYDFDVNILTKKFGNSTMLAESIPIAEFQGRPIADHPAVKFGRPPGALRTPKEPLDATNVAEAVSVVSCWYEENTEWGTRMGWIYGSVMEDVVTGYRMHNLGWRSIYCITKRDAFRGSAPINLTDRLHQVLRWAIGSVEIFYSRNNAILASRKLKFLQRLAYLNVSIYPFTSFFLVVFCFLPALCLISGQFIVQNFNVTFLVYLLTIFICIIGSAMLEVKWSGVALEDWWRNEQFWVISGTSSHLAAVVLGLLKVFMGCETSFTPTSKSVREDVDEAYAELYMVKWTPLMIPPIVIGMVNIIAIVVAFSRAIFAIVPQWGKFIGGAFFAFWVLAHLYPFAKGLMGKRRKTPTIVFVWSGLIAITISLLWIAFGNPQAGPGAVQGVAGGGFQFP; via the exons ATGGAGAGTTTGATCACAACAAATGGTTGTTCGAGACACAAGGCACTTACGGGTATGGAAATGCTTATTGGCCTGATGATAGGGATGGAGATGATGGTGATAGAAGTATGCCTAAGAACATGTTGGATACATCTGCTGATATACCTTGGAAACCCCTCAGTAGGGTGTTGCCAATGTCACATAGCATCATTAGCCCTTATAG GATTCTTCTTGGCATGGAGAATACAACATCCAAACCCGGAGGCAATGTGGTTATACGTGATGTCAATTATATGTGAAATATGGTTTGCATTTTCATGGCTTCTGGATCAGATGCCCAGGATATCGCCAGTTAATCGGTCTACTGACCTAGTGGTACTACGCGAGAAATTTGAAATGCCATCACCATCCAATCCTTTAGGTAGGTCAGATCTACCAGGAGTTGATATATTTGTATCAACGGCTGATCCAGAGAAAGAGCCGCCCCTTGTCACAGCCAACACTGTCCTATCCATCTTAGCAGCTGACTATCCCGTGGAGAAGTTAGCTTGCTATGTCTCAGACGATGGCGGTACCCTTCTAACATTTGAGGCAATGGCAGAAGCTACTAGCTTTGCTGATTTGTGGGTACCATTCTGCAGGAAACATGCTATTGAGCCTAGGAATCCTGAAGCCTATTTTCTCCTCAAGGGAGACCCTACAAAGAACAAGAAGAGAGGTGATTTCGTCAAAGATAGACGAAGGGTAAAAAGAGAATATGATGAATTTAAGGTAAGAATAAACAGTCTGCAAGATTCAATAAGAAGGAGATCAGACGCGTTTAATGCTCGAgaagaaatgaagatgttaAAGCAGATGAAAGAGAATGAGACTGATCTTGCAGAGGCAATCAAAGTGCAAAAGGCTATTTGGATGGCTGATGGAACTCACTGGCCTGGCTCATGGTCTATCCCCAGCAGGGATCATCGCAATGGTGATCATCCCGGGATCCTTCAG GTAATGTTGAAACCCCCAAGTAGTGATCCCCTAATGGGAGGGGGTGATCAAGATAAGCTATTAGATTTTTCGGATGTGGACATAAGGCTTCCAATGTTTGTGTATGTGTCGCGTGAGAAGAGACGTGAGTATGATCACAATAAAAAAGCAGGTGCCATGAATGCCCTAGTAAGAGCTTCTGCCATTTTATCTAATGGTGCATTCATACTCAACCTTAATTATGATCACTATATATACAACTGCTTAGCTATTCGTGAAGGCATGTGTTTCATGATGGACAGAGGTGGAGAAGACATATGTTTTATTCAATTCCCTCAACGATTTGAAGGAATCGATCCCTCTGATCGTTATGCCAATCACAACACAGTGTTTTTTGATGGAAATATGCGCGCCCTTGATGGTCTACAG ggtcCTATGTACGTTGGGACGGGCTGCATGTTTAGGCGATTTGCACTTTATGGATTCGAACCAACAAAACCAGATAAGACACCACAAAAAGATGCAGAGGCTGAAGCATTAAAAGCCACAGAAGTTGATTATGACTTCGATGTGAATATACTAACTAAGAAATTTGGTAACTCCACAATGTTAGCTGAATCTATTCCAATTGCTGAGTTCCAAGGTCGTCCTATCGCTGATCACCCTGCTGTCAAGTTTGGACGACCTCCTGGTGCTCTTAGAACCCCAAAGGAACCACTTGATGCCACTAACGTAGCCGAAGCAGTCTCTGTTGTATCTTGTTG GTATGAAGAAAATACAGAGTGGGGTACTCGAATGGGATGGATTTATGGTTCAGTGATGGAAGATGTGGTTACTGGATACCGGATGCACAATCTTGGATGGCGTTCTATATATTGCATCACCAAACGCGATGCATTCCGTGGATCAGCTCCTATAAATCTAACAGATAGACTACATCAAGTACTACGTTGGGCTATAGGTTCAGTTGAAATCTTTTACTCAAGAAACAATGCAATTCTTGCATCGCGaaaactcaaattcctccaacGTCTTGCTTACCTTAACGTTAGCATTTATCCTTTCACTTCATTTTTCCTCGTCGTCTTCTGTTTTCTCCCTGCACTCTGCCTCATATCCGGTCAATTCATTGTCCAAAATTTCAACGTCACGTTCCTAGTATATCTATTAACCATATTTATCTGTATCATTGGTTCAGCTATGTTAGAGGTAAAATGGTCAGGGGTTGCTTTAGAGGATTGGTGGAGAAATGAACAATTTTGGGTTATTTCAGGTACTAGTTCTCATCTTGCAGCTGTTGTGCTAGGTCTACTTAAAGTATTCATGGGATGTGAAACATCATTTACTCCTACATCTAAATCCGTAAGAGAAGACGTTGATGAAGCGTATGCTGAATTGTACATGGTGAAATGGACACCATTGATGATACCGCCTATAGTCATTGGTATGGTTAACATAATTGCAATTGTTGTTGCATTTTCTAGAGCGATATTCGCCATTGTACCTCAATGGGGAAAATTCATTGGTGGTGCATTTTTCGCGTTTTGGGTGTTGGCTCACTTGTATCCTTTTGCTAAAGGACTGATgggtaaaagaagaaaaacacccACAATTGTGTTTGTTTGGTCAGGTCTCATTGCAATAACAATCTCATTGCTATGGATAGCTTTTGGTAACCCACAAGCTGGTCCTGGTGCTGTACAAGGGGTTGCTGGTGGTGGCTTTCAATTTCCTTAA